The window CTCGGTTCACTATTTTCTCAGGTAAATAGTTAAATGTAATAAATATTCCTCTAGAGGATCGAtgcatggactaaatttaatttaatcaaagtagTGGGATTGTGATCAAATTACTTCTGCgggttttttttatcatatttattgGATTGTTGTGACGAAACATGAACCACATATTCAGTTGATATAGTAGATGGTGAGAAAACACAAAAGATTTGAGATATCATGGCAAATAGCTTAGTTTATTCGAATCGAAAACGAAGCTTGATTCCAAATAAAGTTGCACGGTATAAGTTACCATAAGGAAGGTTCTTTTGATTTGAACATATATGATATCGTTGCTTTCGAAAGCCTCAGTTCTTTCGCACGTTGAGCAGGGTATGATTTTGGTGACTGCAAAGCCGCTGAAAACGGTGAGAAAAATCGAACTCAAACTGAAAATCAAGGGGATTTGGAGCATGGATTCGGCCAATCTCTGGTACACACaattaatttagtttttttttttttatcaataagATGAAACAGTGGTGCTAGAATCTGGTGTGATCTTTTTCTTGAAAACGAATTGTTGAACAGGTATTTTCGAAACATCCTTCTACTGAGCAATGCATTGGAGTATACTCACCTCGCGGAACTCAATTAATCGCGGTTCGTCCATTGTTTCCTCCAATTCTTACTCTACCAAAGCCAGATTCAGGAATATGGAGATaatgtttatttttgtttataaaaaaaatgttcatAGCAAGTTAATAATTATACAATTTCTACTCTCAAAGCCTTTCATTTACCTTAATCTTAGTACGTTTTCAGGGGCGGATCATGTTACCGTTAAGCATGTCTGCTGATGGAGTGCCGATTTTTGTGAATGCGAAGCAATACAATGGAATCTTGCGGCGTAGAAGGTCACGGGCAAAGGCAGAGATGAAGATTAAACTCACCAAATCCCGCAAGGTACTATTACTACATGAATTGTTGAAATACATATAAAATTATTGGTAtactgattttattttttttcacttCTTGATTTACACATTTCAAATCTTGAGATATCGGATattattctttaaaaaaaaattctcgaCGAATTTCAGCCATTCATGCACTTATCCCGCCATCTTCACGCCATGCGCCGTCCAAGAGGCAGGGGCGGCCGCTTCCTCAACACCAAGAACTCAAGCATCAACACCCAAAACGCTGATGAAAAAGAGGAATGGTTCGCACAGCCTGCTGAATCCCTAATTTCCATCGTGCTGCAGTCCGGTCGAAACCGGTCCACTAGTCCAACCTCCGAAGCAACCAGTCACCTTTTCTCAAAGGGGAACGCTAGCACTTTTCTTCCCTTTCATGTCAATCATCTCCGCAGCACTTCTTTTCAGCCAGTTCCAAATGTGGCTGATACTGGGATCGGAATCGGTATCGGTatcggatttcaaatctaaaAGGCAACTCATTCTTGGCTAAATCTTCTTTCTCCTGTAAGGAGctacaaaatcatctaaaagataaaataaaacatatatatcatCTGCCAGTCTATCGGGTTTCGGCTCTCTCGAATCAAGCCACGTCAGTCATCGACACGGGTGGATTCAGACAATGTTAATATGTGTAAGATCGTGATGTGATTTTGTGTGTGTAATATTTCTATTCCCACAATAATAGAACCTGGTTAATTAAATCAGGACCGATCAGGAGTTTGTATCATGCA is drawn from Primulina eburnea isolate SZY01 chromosome 10, ASM2296580v1, whole genome shotgun sequence and contains these coding sequences:
- the LOC140803588 gene encoding uncharacterized protein isoform X1; this encodes MHTYPFSSFSLFASLQWLLFEILPTDLCFVFHSEEGCFPSSLAKEQKLNMTMHTGFLKEHDGIQVPNPINGGVVLSTVPRWPGLGSDPPYCESFVQSKIISSTLDLNNFAMANKISMQPENQIAKGNATRFTIFSGYDFGDCKAAENGEKNRTQTENQGDLEHGFGQSLVFSKHPSTEQCIGVYSPRGTQLIAGRIMLPLSMSADGVPIFVNAKQYNGILRRRRSRAKAEMKIKLTKSRKPFMHLSRHLHAMRRPRGRGGRFLNTKNSSINTQNADEKEEWFAQPAESLISIVLQSGRNRSTSPTSEATSHLFSKGNASTFLPFHVNHLRSTSFQPVPNVADTGIGIGIGIGFQI
- the LOC140803588 gene encoding uncharacterized protein isoform X2, with product MTMHTGFLKEHDGIQVPNPINGGVVLSTVPRWPGLGSDPPYCESFVQSKIISSTLDLNNFAMANKISMQPENQIAKGNATRFTIFSGYDFGDCKAAENGEKNRTQTENQGDLEHGFGQSLVFSKHPSTEQCIGVYSPRGTQLIAGRIMLPLSMSADGVPIFVNAKQYNGILRRRRSRAKAEMKIKLTKSRKPFMHLSRHLHAMRRPRGRGGRFLNTKNSSINTQNADEKEEWFAQPAESLISIVLQSGRNRSTSPTSEATSHLFSKGNASTFLPFHVNHLRSTSFQPVPNVADTGIGIGIGIGFQI